The Gossypium arboreum isolate Shixiya-1 chromosome 6, ASM2569848v2, whole genome shotgun sequence DNA window agtccttttcacttaattaagcatgcaaacgtcaaaatttattaacgaaattttaatatgaccttaCTAAAATCccatagaaattaaaataataaaataataatttactccgaaactactattttgatttcaTTGAAAACGGACTATTACATGCCTAATGTGGTAGGTATTGCAAGCATAACTACAATAACTTGAACATCCTTCTCTGAGGCAACAAGTTTAAATTCATTCTTTGAGGGATTGTGATTAGGGTTTCCAAGGGCATCAAATTCCTCGACTTTATCTTCTGCAACTTTCTTAGGAACAATTTTAGGTTCAACAACATTGTAGTAAAAACATATGTGGTAGAGTCATTATTGGCAGCAACATTAACCAGGGTTTCATCAATGGTTGAAATAATATTACCTTGACTGGTGAAGGTATTAATCAGAACATCAATCTTTTCCTTTGGTATGGGAAAGTGCTTAGGCATAAGTGGATTGATCAACAATGTATTAATTTCAGTAATGTTGAATCTCTATAGAAGCGACGTACATGGTGCTGAGATTGATACATTGTTGAGCAATAATCACTTCTTTTTCATCTTAGTGGTTATCACCGTTGTAATATCATCTACAATTCCACTGTTTGATGGATGATGTTGAGGACTTTTCTTCTTCTAAATCAAAGTCCATTGAGCTAAACATTTTTGGCTTAAgcttttggtatatatatatatatatatatatatatatatatatatatatatatatatatttgttttggCTTGAGCTAACAATGTAGTAGCATAATAGCATTAGACTTTGTTTAGAGAAATTTTGTGGTGCTTTGGTCTAGAGTAGTAGACTTGCATAATCTTGAATTCTTGTTGAAAATTTCATCTAGGTATTAAGAGTAATATTTCTTGAATTTGTGCTatcattttgttttgaaattctagACTCATATTGGGCTTCCAAGTATCGGTCACGCTCATAACCTTAACTCTAGTATACAATTCATGAAATACGTAATTAGAAGAAGAAATGAATTGTTTTCTACATGTACTTTTTAATTTGGTTCTAGTTGAAATTTGTCAAAAACTTAGGACATAGTTTTTGAATCTGTAGGATGTCAAATATGAAGTTTGTATCTGTAGGATGTCAAATATGAAGTTTGAATCTGTAGGATGTCAAATATGAGTTGTTCTAGTATTTACTTGCTTCGCCTCGATATTTTAAAATTACTATATTTTTTTAAACCAAGGCAAGATCAAGAAAGAGTGAGAAGAAAGGAGATGCCGGTGGTGAAATTGGTTGGAGAAGGTGCAGAGGTTGATGAGGCAATAAGTGGCAGCTGTAATGGGAGAAAATTAAGAGTTAACTTTAGGTTTTCTTGAAatatgaaaagagaaaataaaataaaatcactaTATTACATAtttaacttcttttttttttcttattttgataCCATAATGAAAAATAAACTTCAAAATATTTAAGTGAGATATCtacatattattatttcatatctATATGTAAAATATCcattgaaattattaaaataaaaactaaatatcAAATAAGATGGAGTAAGGCCGCAATGCATGTATCTAAAATCCAAGAAAGTATtagtaattttcaaattttaacatCTAAAATGAAATAAGACTAACATACCAACAACACAATAAAAGGATAATAAATTTAGCAATATTTCTCACACTTCACCATATTTAATTACTACCCAAGTTGCTATCACGTGAATCACGATAATTTGTCCCTGATTCCGTTGTCTCTTAATGCCAAAATCTTCGAAAACCATTATTTCAACATTTATTGGCCAGGGGGCAGAGAGCCAAATGAAGAAAGCCTGTAAGAACAGCTTGTTGACCCTGTAATATCAGCCTTGGCGGGCTTTGTAGTCAAAAAAAGGTTGTGGGGACTTATGAAGCATGGAAAGTGAGGGTTATGTTGCCTGTTGGTTTAGAAATACGATGGTTGGCAACAGATCATGTTGCGTTGCGTACATTTGGGTGTAGAAGGACAGCCCCCTAAACTTCAAAACTCTGCTATGAACAGAGGAAAAGATCTCCACTTCAGACCTTGCCTCCAAAAATCAACTACTTTACCCACCTTTTATATTTCCTTGTCTGCAATTCTCATTTCACCTTAGTCAAACAAATCATCCCACCGACACCCATACTTCTGTTGATAATTTAAAAGACTGAAAAGAGTGTTACCCTcttctcaaattttaaattaatcctaaattttcaaattaaaataatatttttatcaacTTTTTTCATTAATCTATCTAATTTGGTTCTTAGGTTTAGACTTATTATGCGTAATTATATGTCCCATCACGGATGAGAATTTTAGTCTAAATAATCCTAGTTTGTTAGCTCTAGTATGgattgtattaattattagtcTATTCATACTGTAATAGTTTGATTCTATTTGGTgattatttaaatttgtattTGTAATTATACTGTACTTGTTACACTTAAAAAATATCTACTTTAAATgtgttattaaatatttttaaacatgttAACTTGAAACTAATGGTTAGACCAACAAAAGAATCTAATtgaaatgatattttaatttgaGTTGTTAGTGTCAATTGCATAGGCCAAATGCAACTCTATTTGCAAACTGGTTTGCATCTGATTGCacaatttaatttggtataactGATTGTCATCTTTTGAACAAAACTGTTGGGACTTCTTAAGACAAGACTTGCTTTAGTTTTATATACAAGATTGAGAAAGCACTTATTTTAGTGTAAAAGTGTTGTAAGCTGTTATTATTATTCAATTTGTAATTAAGCTTGTCAAGGTAGAAAGCGTAAATGGGGGTGGGATAGGTTTAAATTGTATATAGAAATGATAAGATAATATGagtttttaaaagattatgaaatTGATGTATAATATAACCAAATCGCCATTAACAGTTATGCTTCAAAGTTTGCACTTTGTTTTTGTTAACAGTTAGGAAGtaaaatagaaattgaagttTGGAAAGAGTGGAGATCCATGTGGGTTCTGACCTGTAAAGTAAAAGTTCCCTTATCTACATTATCTTTCACGACTGCAGTGTTAGAAATACCAAATAGGGAAGTTATATTTTGTCAAATCCCATCATCATATGGGAAAGCAGTAGAATCCAGCCAAGCTTCACCGGTAATTAACTCCGAAACACTGAAGTTATAAGCAACATCATATTCCATTACGTGATATCCAGGCCAAGTGACTCGGCTATCCGTCCCTGAACCTGGCCCATAATTATCGTACTCTCCATAATAAAGTGTGTCTAAGCCTTCATCGTTGGACCACTTAGTCCATCCACTAGGatttataaaatcatcaatatatgATTCAATATAAACTGTTGTGGAATACATCCTCCATGGCCTCCCTAGGTAGCTTTTGAAGCGGCTTGAATTCCCATACAGTTCAACCGTGGCAAGAATCGAACAGTTTTGGATCGAAATCCCGGTGGTCTCGTCTGGGGAGTCTCGAGATTGTGCTGTAATTACTGTGAACTGACCGGGCATTGGCATTCGAGTGATTATGTTACATGCTTGGAAAACAACAGCTGCGTTCCCGAAGATGTAATCTATGGTGCCTGATATGTCGCATTCACGGTAAAATTGTCGAAAAGAGTGGACGTATAATGTGTCCTGGAAACCACTGATGGAACACCTATATAATGCGGTGAAATCTGCGTTTACTCTTAATGCAACTGCTTGGTGCTTCTCAGGGCCTGCACTGTTGTCGATTGTTATATCCCGAGCCAAAAAGCCTTCGCCAGATACCGCTGCAATGATAACACAATAAGTTTAATCTTAATGTTGAACATAATTTCAGGCAGATATACCTCTCAATTCTATttcaattttaattcatttaGACTTGATTATATAAAATTATCCATCCAAATCAAACCCAAAATTTAAGGGGAGAGCAATTGATTAAACCAAAAAATTAACTTAACCAACTAATCTCATATTTTAACTAATCAATCGACTTAGattttaattgatcaaattgaaccaaattaaCATTAGTCGAGTTAGGTTGAAGTTTTGGTTAAaagtttatttatttgtttattacattttataaatgtatttaaaataaaaattatatataagaaATTGGTCTAGTTACCAAAATTTATAACCTACAACTGATGGAGTGCTTATAAAACAAGCTTAACCATTATAGCTGATTTTACTGAACAGAACTGACTTGATCAAAAACTATGTATTAAGTGGGTTTCCTTGTAAAAATGTCTTGAactagaaatagaaaattttaagaaCCAAGTTATTGAGATTACCAACAGTTGCAGATCTGAAAGTGGTCCAGCCATCACGTACGCTTCGGTTTCCAGTAATGAAGGTGACATCATTTCCATCTCCGAGAAGAACAATGTTGGTTTTATAGCTTGGGATttcaacattttcttcataaACCCCTTCCCTAACATAGATTATGATTCTGTCATAACTATTGTTGGGAGCAAAGTTTATAGCATCATTTATGGTACTGAAATTCCCTGTTCCATCGGCAGCTACAGTGAGCACGTCACTCGGATCGTATTCATCGTCGCTGCTCTGCAAAATCCGGCGAGCTCTCCGTCCCAACCAGCTCGGAAACCCCAACAGGCGACGATTTCTATGGCCTTTTTTGCCACCACCCGATTTGGGAATCATTGAAAGGGAGTTACTCACGTGCTTGTAAGTACTCGTCAATGATTTCACCAAAACAGGTTTCAAAGTCCCAGAAGCCGAATCCAATCCTTCTAGACATGTGTTCTTGTTTGTGAGAGCTGCACTTAGATAAGATCTTGCATCACCTAGCTTCTTCGAATCACCTGATTGAATTCTTGATACTGATTTTTTCAAGGAAGATAGTGTGATTTCATGTAGTTCCTTGCAATCTTGCATTGTCCCTCTCTGTGTTTCAACAATTTTTGCATTTCCGCCATTGGAGAACAGGTTTGTGAGCTTTCCAGCTTCAGATAATGCAGAGTTGAGTGATTGAATGAGGTAATTTATTATGCTGGGACTGATATTGATTGAAACGGAAAGTTTCAGTGAATCGAAACAAGCATCTTGATATGGAGTTGATTGGCAAAAATTTCGTATGGAAGAGAGATTAGAGCTTAGGGGAGTAGTTGAAATAGAGTTCAGAGCTAAAGCAAAAGATAAAAAGAGGGTGAAATGGAGGATGATAGAGAGTTTGGAAATGGTGGAAGCCATTGAAAGGTGATGCCGGAGAAGGTGAAaagatatttgtttattttataggCGCCGCGAGAGATCAGACAGGTCTAATGGCTTTCCCCATAATTATTAAGTGAAATTGTTGAGACTTGAGACCGAGAGACAATTATATTAAATTCTAATGTTTGTTAGGTGAAGCGCAAGTAGAGTAAACAGAGGCTTCTTCATCTTACTAGATTTGAGTTTTGTATAGGAGAGCTTGAATATTGGTGAGTTAAGAGttgatttgagctttgaatttgATTAAACTCAATTGTATTGACAACAATTTAATTTGAtaagaatatttaaaatatattttaaaaataaaaaacattatAAGACTTACGAAGATATTAAGGTATATTCGACTCAATggataaacaaaaataaatttaaacattttGGAATAGACAAGGATGAACGTTTCATTAAATTCTGTATAACTATCAAATGCCAAGAAGtagaattaatattaaaaaatgtgACTGGGAACGTGAGTTTCATTTTTAGTTTAGTCTAAACATTTTCGTGGGACTCTGTATCTGTAATAAGATTACAAACTTAAATACGGTGGTATAAATAATGTTGtggaaatttctaaatttatGTACCAAAGAATACGCGGAACTCAGATTGATTGCTACTTGTCTTGCATCCCCAACTCTTTTTTtccaaataataaataaatcatatttttactgtAAATTAATATAACTTCTAGTTACACACttcataatatttaataattaaaattaacaagTGAAGGACATTATCATGATGATCGTTCACACGGTAAGGAATATAGAGAACCGCTAGAATTGGATGGTTTATACTGTAGATGGTACAAAAAGTCTAAGaaaaatgattattttaaggaAGTTGGGGTTGAGTTTGAGTAGAGTGTAAACAATGAGAGCCCTTGCTTGGTGTTAAAAGAGGTATTTATAGAGGGAAGTTGGGGTTGAGTTTGAGTAGAGTGTAAACAATGAGAGCCCTTGCTTGGTGCTAAAAGAGGTATTTATCCATAGGTGCTGATGTCAGTCAATGATATTGTTGGAGTCAACTTGAAGGGGCTAGACAAGGTGTCCATCAAGTTCGGGACGTGATAGATTGACAACTGCTGTCAAGAATTTTTCCCCATTTATCTTTTGAGGATTGTGCAGGCATGCTCATTGTAATGGGGTGTTTAGGCAAGATGTTCTTTTAAGAAAGCCATATTGTTGGGCTTTGTTGTGTTTCTATAGTCATTGGGTAGTTGTTAAACTAAGCCTTATTGAgtttttgaataaaattaaagttgagcaatttcataaaaatcaaGTTGAAGTTGTTTTAATGAAGTTAAATATTTTCAACCTCCTTATCGATGATTTCGAGTTGATCCTTCCGAAttaacaattggtatcagagttagctTCTAAAGACGGTTTAACAACCAAGAGAAGATCCTCGGAGAAGCTTAAAACGATTATCAACTTATTCTACAACAAAGAGATCTACTTCCGGGTCAATATTCCTTGGTGAGTCTCAATCCATCAATAGACCTCATTATTTCAATGGTGCAAATTATTCTTATTGGAAGAATAGAATGACCTTGTTTATACAAGCCAATGATTATGCTATGTGGGACATCATCACGAATGGTCCAAGCATACCTCAAAAGAAAGGAGAGATCTTTCTTCCAAAGAGCAAGAATGAATGGAATGAGGAAGATAGGAAGAATATGCAACAAAATACCAAGGCAATGCATACTCTATTTTGTGCACTTGGTCCAGATGAGTATAGTAGAGTTTCGTCTTGTTCAAACACTAAAGAGATATGAAACAAGCTGGAAGTCACCCATGAAGGCACTAGCCAAGTGAAGAAGTCTAAACTTGGAATCATTACTCTCGACCATGAATCTTTCAAGATGAAGCCCAAAGAAGATATCAAGGAGATGTCCGATCGGTTTACAATTATCATAAATGGATTGAAGTCTTATAGGAAGACTTATCCAAATGAAAAGGTGGTAAGAAATGTGCTTCATAGCTTACCTACATCATGGGAAGCCAAGGCGACCGTAATTGAGAAAGCAAAGAATTTAGAAACTTTGTCATTGGATGAGCCCATTGATTCTTTGCTTACACATGAGATGAGGCTTAACAATAGGAGTGAATAAGAAAGAGTTGTGAAGAAGAATGTTGGTAAAGCTCTAAAATCCACCACTAATAATGATAGTGAATCAAGAGAAGAGTTGGATGAAGATAAAGAGATGGAGATGTTTGCTAAAAGATTTAAGAGATTCATGAGGTCCAACAAAGGAAGAGAAATTCAAAAAAAAGGAAGGACTCAAGCTTGAATCTACCAAGGAAAAAGATCCCATTATTTGCTATGAATGCAAGAAATCGAGACACATAAAGTATGATTGTCCTCAACTTAAAAGGAAGGGATCTAGCAACCAAAAGGCCTATGTTGCTGCTTGGAGTGGTGAAGATTCATCCGATGATGAAGTAGCCAACTTTTGCCTTATGGCCATCAATGATTCTAAGGTAACTTCTAACTCATCTACTTTAAATGATTATTCTTTTGATGAGTTGCAAGATCCTATGATGAATTGGGTTTGGAATTTGAAGTAATGATGTCAAAACACAAGAAAAATGTTTCAAAATTGAGAAATGAAAATGACTTAGTTTCCAAAACCAATCATGAACTTGAAGAGAAAGTAAATAAAATGCAAGAAATTATTAATGACCTTGAAAAGAAATATTTAGACTTGCATAATTTACTTTCAAAAGTTCATGAGGATCATAAAAAACAACTTGAGTTGCTTAAAAGTGAAAAAGTTCCCTCTAacaaagtttttgaaaaaggagaaaattcaaaacaaaatattGTTAAAAATATCTTTACTTTCTATAAACATAGAAGTCCCTCAAGATTTTACAAGGGAAAACTTATTAAGAGTGTATGGGTCCTTAAAGGACTTAGTGCTACTCAAGACAATGAAGCTATTTCAAAATGGATACTTAAAGGGACTAGGATTCTGGAGACTAATGATTATGGACCCAAAAGAAATTGGGTACCAAAAACTTAATTCTATGTTTTTAGGTAAGATGTATTGCTTCAAGGGGAACAAATGCAAATTCTATGTGATTGCACCTTAATGTTATTTGGTATGGTACTTcatttgttctttatttttaatatatctatctttggACTAACCAAATTCTTTTCCTCTTAAGTTTtacttgattttttttaatataacaaAAAGGGGGAGAAGAGAAAGGTAAGATGAATGTCAATTTTAGTGAATATGTTTTCAAAGCAAAATGAATGTCAAATTTGagcttatttaaaatttttatgctcCAAATATTTATGCGTTAAattgaaaatgatttttatatagggggagcttaaattgaaaatGACTTTTATTAAGGGGGAGCAACctattcaaaaataaatttacaaaatgttttgttttatcaAAAAACGGGAGATTGTTAAACTAAGCCTTATtggataatatgttttgatataagaaattaaagtgtttttgaataaaattaaagttgagaaatttcataaaaatcaagTTGAAATGGTTTCAATTAagtcaaacattttcaaatatattttaaccATTTTCAAACAAGTTGGAATTGCTTGAGGACAAAAAGAATCGATAATTTTTGTCTAAGTATAGATATTTTACAAGATATTGATACCCCTCTGATAATAGATACCAAATTGACATTTTGCCACTTTTAAACCCTGGtagtgtaacagcctgtttttagtcgaatcgaaatagtggtttcgggaccacaaattcgaaataaaatatttatttaattattaaattaaggtctacaacatgaatatatgattgtgtgaaagtttcgtttagaaattttatcttttgaatgattaatttgataaaaaaggacttaatctcgtaaagtgtaaaagtggagttccattagctaaaggtatctaatagctatggaattttaatttagaggtccttatgttgtaattttcCATCTAAAACATGAGTGGACTTATATGGACACAATATTAGGTGTTGTAATGGTTTATTAATAAGGTTATTTAGGTAATTTGGAAATTGaaggttaattataataaaacaaaattttgtatcATCTTCTACTATCTTTCATCCACCGAATATTAACCTAAGGAAGccaaaaatttatattttcattcagccatgcttggatagctaattaagatcaagaaaagcaaaattaTGATCTAGAtcgggaaaaacgaaagttatcgactaaacaACTTATTTCATCGTttccacattcgaggtaagttcgtatgtgataaatttcaataaAAGTGTATTTCATTTggtttgatattgcataaattgtgaatatgagACTGTAGATATGAACGATAGTGATTCGACGATGATTCGACatttgaaatcccggttgaaccttaggaatagtttaggatgttagtgatatgtcattaggggatacattgagttggtTTCAGGCCATGATATAACACTTAGGGTACGAATTATAccaatttggcttcaggccatgcatatcgactgatttggcttcaggccatgatatcagtacttcggagataagttaccttgatttggcttcgggccatggtataggtacttatcgtgtgaaagcattgagtatccgacttctatttcgTATAGTTCAACTGGTATACGAAAGAGGTGGATGAATATGAGATTGATGTTAAATGATACATGTACGTACATGAATTATAAGTTTAAAatcgaagaaatttgtgaaggTAGTGTATAATCTCACAATTGAGATTTGGAAAGGTTTGTTATCTAATGTAAGCTACTTATTGTTGTACTCAAATTATTGAGTTATATTAcattaagtttatttcatacgagcttactaagctttatagcttacaatgtttatttttctatgttttatagtaaattcaaagctagctcagatttggggaTTGTCGGAGTTCGCTTCACACTATCaacctatcacttggtacctatAAACTCTGGAATTTCtaaatatatgacatgtataaggactttgagtcattttggtttatgtagcatgattttggccatttgtgttAGCTTGTAAATAAAATGTGTTTGGTTTTGTAttagccatgtaagttggcttattttggcaattatgtgatgtatatatacgTATTAATGCCTTCTAGTGATGTGGTTCATGTTTGTTTGAGAATGGCTTGTTGAATGCAACATTTAATGTAGTTAATGGTTAATGAATTGAGAATGGTTGTGCTTGTGGTTTTAGGCTAATAAATACTTAGTTAAAGTGGTATACATTAATGCTTTGGAAAAGTGAATTAGCATGATTTGAGTAGGCAAATTATAGTATTATAAGTATGTTAGTTGTTGATATTGAAACGGTACATTTTAGTCTTGGTTATGGTTGCTTTAGATGCCTATATATGCTATGAATTTGTACCATTTGGGTTGTGTAGTACATGCAAGTTTGGGGtggtaaaatggcttggtaaatagcctatttttgtccacataagcagagacatgggcgtgtgtctcagccgtgtgtgacacacggttatgttacacggccgtgtgtcccctggtgttgaatttgaaatgaagtcagtatgctccacacgacctcacacacgggcgtgtgacttggttgtgtgacataagtcagtatacccaacaggtttggcacggc harbors:
- the LOC108485530 gene encoding probable pectinesterase/pectinesterase inhibitor 12; its protein translation is MASTISKLSIILHFTLFLSFALALNSISTTPLSSNLSSIRNFCQSTPYQDACFDSLKLSVSINISPSIINYLIQSLNSALSEAGKLTNLFSNGGNAKIVETQRGTMQDCKELHEITLSSLKKSVSRIQSGDSKKLGDARSYLSAALTNKNTCLEGLDSASGTLKPVLVKSLTSTYKHVSNSLSMIPKSGGGKKGHRNRRLLGFPSWLGRRARRILQSSDDEYDPSDVLTVAADGTGNFSTINDAINFAPNNSYDRIIIYVREGVYEENVEIPSYKTNIVLLGDGNDVTFITGNRSVRDGWTTFRSATVAVSGEGFLARDITIDNSAGPEKHQAVALRVNADFTALYRCSISGFQDTLYVHSFRQFYRECDISGTIDYIFGNAAVVFQACNIITRMPMPGQFTVITAQSRDSPDETTGISIQNCSILATVELYGNSSRFKSYLGRPWRMYSTTVYIESYIDDFINPSGWTKWSNDEGLDTLYYGEYDNYGPGSGTDSRVTWPGYHVMEYDVAYNFSVSELITGEAWLDSTAFPYDDGI